In Dietzia psychralcaliphila, the following proteins share a genomic window:
- a CDS encoding sigma factor-like helix-turn-helix DNA-binding protein produces MKDLDELSEVGDQSGVESWLRWDLDDLEDRVDRKDGDAALYRALQRRGFKGARQDEFEDVLAKYGLAVIAAWMVKGCIGEKCREKGLGGAEVLDGFDLDHYDIEWLVVETVSRSIRAFREDVLPNGKWQPDRGAALRTYFIGQCLIRYIDVAKAWRRQKEADERLVAAFSERGRASLNQPVFGSVEADVVRSEMMELRLSRVKNDDAREALLMQLDGYKIKEISEQLGRTEKSVHGMLKYAKKQVARGEEDTA; encoded by the coding sequence GTGAAGGACCTCGATGAGCTGTCCGAGGTTGGTGACCAGTCGGGCGTAGAGAGTTGGCTCCGCTGGGACCTGGACGACCTCGAAGACCGGGTTGACCGCAAGGACGGTGACGCTGCCCTCTATCGTGCCCTGCAGCGGCGGGGATTCAAGGGTGCACGCCAGGACGAGTTCGAGGACGTCCTCGCAAAGTACGGGCTCGCTGTTATCGCAGCCTGGATGGTCAAGGGGTGCATCGGGGAGAAGTGTCGAGAGAAGGGTCTCGGCGGCGCGGAGGTTCTGGACGGATTCGATCTGGATCACTACGACATCGAGTGGCTCGTTGTGGAAACCGTCAGCAGGTCGATCCGGGCGTTCCGCGAGGACGTACTGCCGAACGGGAAGTGGCAGCCCGACCGAGGCGCAGCCTTAAGGACGTACTTCATCGGTCAGTGCCTCATCCGCTACATCGACGTGGCGAAGGCTTGGAGAAGGCAGAAAGAGGCTGATGAGCGACTCGTTGCTGCCTTTTCCGAACGAGGGCGGGCGTCACTCAACCAACCGGTATTTGGAAGCGTCGAGGCCGACGTGGTCCGCAGCGAGATGATGGAGCTACGCCTGTCCAGGGTCAAGAACGACGACGCCCGGGAAGCTCTACTGATGCAGTTGGATGGATACAAGATCAAGGAGATCTCCGAGCAATTGGGTCGAACCGAGAAGTCCGTCCACGGCATGTTGAAGTACGCCAAGAAGCAGGTAGCGCGAGGCGAGGAGGACACGGCATGA
- a CDS encoding ParA family protein, whose product MTRKLALCNQKGGVGKTATTLGLASALSHQGRNVLVVDVDPQGNSTTGLGVELTETMMTTFDLMNRTVPGSAADAVIATPWDKVDLIPSNEALANIESDGANDLIFRLDIAFEGLDLSAYDAVLFDCPPSLGKLLFAVLCAADGVIAVTEPTIDSVRGIENLQETIRNVQRRPNPHLVLEKLVLSRKRTTGEHQFRERELRDTYGDLVAKTSIPELTARQDAHSSHTPIHSFTGGKALALQVAYTDLLAELALGPKGAAA is encoded by the coding sequence TTGACTCGAAAACTGGCTCTCTGCAACCAGAAGGGCGGCGTCGGCAAAACTGCTACAACGCTGGGCTTGGCCAGTGCGCTAAGCCATCAAGGGCGCAACGTTCTAGTGGTGGACGTCGATCCTCAAGGCAACTCCACGACGGGCCTCGGTGTCGAACTGACGGAGACCATGATGACGACATTCGACCTCATGAACCGAACGGTCCCGGGGTCGGCAGCCGACGCAGTCATCGCAACTCCGTGGGACAAGGTGGATCTCATCCCATCCAACGAAGCGCTGGCGAACATCGAATCTGACGGCGCCAATGACCTCATCTTTCGCCTCGACATCGCCTTCGAGGGGCTCGACCTGTCCGCCTACGACGCCGTCCTATTTGACTGCCCACCGTCACTGGGAAAGCTCCTCTTCGCCGTGCTCTGCGCAGCAGACGGAGTCATCGCTGTCACTGAGCCGACCATTGACAGTGTCCGCGGGATTGAAAACCTGCAAGAGACCATCCGTAACGTCCAGAGGCGACCCAACCCGCACCTCGTGCTCGAAAAGCTCGTCCTGAGCCGCAAGAGGACAACTGGCGAACACCAATTCCGCGAGCGTGAACTTCGCGACACGTACGGGGACTTGGTGGCTAAGACCTCAATCCCGGAGCTAACCGCACGCCAGGACGCACATAGCTCGCACACACCGATCCATAGCTTCACAGGCGGAAAGGCCCTAGCCCTCCAGGTCGCGTATACAGATCTGCTAGCAGAGCTAGCGCTTGGCCCCAAAGGAGCTGCAGCATGA
- a CDS encoding ribbon-helix-helix protein, CopG family, with product MERKIQGHDISEEQIDQWVDEAEAGYDPAWLGKRMGRPARAEHAAKVVPVRLTDAELGAVMARAEREHLNRSEAIRQALAQWAAAS from the coding sequence ATGGAGCGGAAGATTCAAGGGCACGACATTTCCGAGGAGCAGATCGACCAGTGGGTCGACGAAGCCGAAGCTGGCTATGACCCTGCATGGCTGGGCAAACGCATGGGTCGCCCTGCACGGGCCGAGCACGCCGCGAAGGTCGTGCCGGTTCGACTCACTGACGCCGAGCTTGGAGCCGTAATGGCCCGCGCAGAGCGCGAGCACCTAAACCGGTCCGAGGCCATCCGCCAGGCACTGGCCCAGTGGGCCGCCGCCTCGTGA